One window of Magallana gigas chromosome 2, xbMagGiga1.1, whole genome shotgun sequence genomic DNA carries:
- the LOC105327015 gene encoding streptococcal hemagglutinin isoform X3: MTDKFGLGSGHEKRQTMNGDIDDGPAPLFISEEENSVVEKKKTVHNSTEKKRKEQIRHWIQQIGEQLPPLVTQKTEKERHGRSTLEIVEKACNYIKELKAKLENDEELQKVRLELDNMRAERDRLQEILKMAGYAATQETPPPSMAGSGQEPVVDQEQKKKTKKRNTINLQLDLKKQQQAAAAAAAQQQQESQQQQQNAALANGAAGMQDMLAQGIVGNPMTNFPNMMLGGAGQQLINQQMFMNSMMFGVPPAGGSQMPMGGNPCMQAQTPFNQGQTLMGQQSDKNAAEAGAGLLQLAMQDAGITPSSSNSNSTQPEESLTTTSGQRSSANDQSMLGSALHTLASVASNTQNVTNVSQIPASQVQSNASLIQTGTTTTTTQSVNSMAPIMATGQQNMNGTMNMSFGQQQMATNMMQGNQVMNSGTPNAMQQIMFINEQGVPCIANVPVGIDPTSLGLPNMGKQIVGMDKSGNLLIQNVSGQKDDQQALLANTLAQQQMNLAMQGIQQPFQQGQTNVSMGANNMVQQPVNNQLALNQQLMQPMQGSIQGLNNPPNPQGLILPASQTGNLLTVNSVPNFSNPQNQLPQALLLPNGQIIPVVSNPNLFAPGQAPPNQLITPGGQPNGMQQGAGIPQRLPMPQNIMTSDGSQMIVTSTGQFQVSPSSSSTASGTTSLVTTSVITSTVTSTSGVNSNRKVKTSTSASTTTSPEEVLLSQNQANLVQAGIDSSSTVTSQVMTSDPNSASMKILNPQLQSVLHGQLGGSTAPILLTMNCNGQPTSILVDPTTMQVLGTVQTQQPPQQPNLNPSNPVGTSTPSKKNKKNAQRAICPKPQVSNTSSAITAVTSVMNPIVGTTVTLPTQANSAVGSGVWNSDKESMEALPAPSAPVTKKSSSKSKSKSKASKANSENQLEVQTKTDSSGEMGEQDILAKAAESIFSNISPVNFYNPANEDNPLQIDTSVCEGEEDGKESESPKKDASKGKVGATDNSAVLDSDMSETNADDVRSKSKKDYPGPLKEQSPDENDILTNILKAAESNEQEKTSEGGNSSSNQVSESLFDMMSTTTVEPAKKSKKSKKSKAGNNTAEADDASAKNSTAINVSEGKSSTQSSKKSNKKSKKNEQENTLKETVDEQESLISMPEEITFCENDIEDVLNQVEKMGNSFGSPTGSVGGKKSSKSKKDRSETADSEPANKKRKKNHSKEKSKEADPSQQGSSGAKASLSVYDFDEDTDFSTPLFPFHQTRNISGNSNAKNQTTASGSDKTPTSSSSPLFSMPVITTESSSTTPLFEDFPMTPKKRGKHKKNRKAEEKTTENSVSQKSDSDLLDSHCVDRLDTETSIESDRNSFSEVSKKNGDNPMEKMDVEYSSKDNGFFDKTDTRQHSLSFPSEQTNSKTSTSVAFESQGSKEQQVSVGTQNMDTNRLDRTEGNLNSSRKSAMPRSNADPMTNLTVDTNDIESTVNNLLGLSPHMLSPSNQSNLRQKQVQQSPQLQTPKSASPASLKSPMASPAVTYQQQMHMSNDHIMSRTSISSSISNNPELSYSAESLFSSQSKHLDSSRSLDTNSSNLQQTSKMSAGSDSIMKSSEESSSAVRPKSIYSADNFVQSAKSDKSSKSAPNVISPPMSTNLSRVQNENSSDGFNFNNIGLNLSTPTTSANSFMDSLTMSPIISTIANSTSSSTPFTFTLSSVSSTNTTSTASMMQSSSSQSQNSTHQGNHNFPFYSPHQSPQRPPSHHQRQPTTSASPQHTNSAPNNISSSQPQRPPVNNLSNFDLNLPPSNSQMPPSQPSQRRSSRGEHDARMSQHMPTMAESQYSYGMSRNCSVQEQRPREPTSMPREEPPSFPNITVTTHEGPLNMGMSKSNPHKRMNDIGQGSMSSKSSGDSRTDRSSGVGYSMNSNMQPFFPPPNFSNSTSNPLETPPLHHRPILGSDNQGSMGVRGFDPVFSPSQGYNPVQQGFGSNRFESNNMPPFSQRDSGTQPLSHTPPNQVMDGRKSANPPASQTAKANKQPSQPMQGSQSNRAMNGPPSHRSGPTPPQAQPQGSHRPNPQQQLSQPPSQQSRSKSSSSSSRSSSKQSQKKKQNYVEMESGIPPHPAMFEANRMTPLFPLPPARSPPFPANLFGSGPHQGASMSKNSELSSPFNQLFPQARPQNGLGFQFNNFGMNSVHGAMSNSPQITPHSGSVTVTPHMSNFTFTNIFSDVNNSSQNDALNISPIKFPHPNTMLPPQGMDPNSLHHPHQQGSSIYHHHNRAHPSSVIHNAMNINSILGHNHHSFDSRGMSQGINTSVAPPFPGHGHPPGFGMPPLNFSMHDT; the protein is encoded by the exons GACTAGGGAGCGGTCATGAAAAAAGACAGACGATGAACGGGGATATTGACGATGGACCGGCTCCACTCTTTATTTCTGAGGAAGAAAA CAGTGTGGTGGAGAAGAAGAAAACAGTCCACAACTCAACAGAGAAGAAACGGAAGGAGCAGATTCGGCACTGGATCCAGCAGATTGGAGAACAACTGCCTCCTCTGGTCACCCAGAAAACCGAGAAGGAAAGGCATGGAAGG agtacCTTAGAAATTGTGGAGAAAGCCTGCAACTATATCAAGGAGTTAAAAGCAAAGCTAGAAAATg ACGAGGAATTGCAGAAGGTCCGGTTGGAGCTAGATAACATGAGGGCTGAAAGAGACCGGTTACAGGAAATTCTTAAAATGGCag GATATGCTGCCACTCAAGAGACACCGCCCCCGAGCATGGCAGGATCCGGGCAAGAACCAGTGGTGGATCAAGAGCAAAAGAAAAAGACCAAGAAAAGAAACACCATCAATCTGCAGCTGGACCTGAAAAAGCAGCAACAGGCCGCGGCAGCTGCTGCTGCCCAGCAACAACAGGAAAGCCAACAGCAACAACAAAACGCAGCATTGGCGAACGGTGCAGCGGGTATGCAAGACATGCTTGCACAAGGTATTGTGGGTAACCCCATGACAAACTTTCCTAACATGATGCTAGGTGGTGCAGGGCAGCAACTGATTAACCAACAGATGTTTATGAACTCCATGATGTTCGGTGTGCCCCCTGCTGGTGGCAGTCAGATGCCCATGGGAGGTAATCCATGCATGCAGGCTCAGACCCCTTTCAATCAAG GTCAGACTTTGATGGGACAGCAGTCGGATAAAAACGCTGCCGAGGCTGGAGCAGGGTTACTCCAACTGGCCATGCAAGATGCTGGCATCACCCCCAGTAGTAGTAACAGTAACTCCACACAGCCAGAAGAGTCCCTGACGACCACTTCAGGTCAGCGATCCAGCGCCAATGACCAGAGCATGTTGGGATCCGCCCTTCACACCCTCGCATCTGTAGCCTCAAATACTCAGAATGTGACAAATGTTTCACAGATCCCTGCGAGTCAAGTTCAATCAAACGCTTCGTTGATTCAGACTGGCACAACCACAACCACCACCCAGTCTGTCAACTCCATGGCACCCATCATGGCCACCGGTCAGCAGAACATGAATGGGACGATGAACATGTCCTTTGGACAGCAGCAGATGGCAACAAACATGATGCAGGGCAATCAAGTGATGAATTCTGGGACGCCTAATGCCATGCAGCAAATTATGTTCATCAATGAGCAGGGTGTTCCGTGTATTGCAAACGTTCCAGTGGGGATCGATCCCACTTCCCTCGGACTTCCAAATATGGGAAAGCAGATTGTGGGCATGGATAAAAGTGGGAATTTGTTGATTCAGAATGTGTCCGGACAAAAGGATGATCAGCAGGCACTTTTAGCCAACACTCTGGCTCAGCAACAGATGAATCTGGCAATGCAGGGTATTCAGCAGCCTTTTCAACAAGGGCAGACAAATGTCTCCATGGGAGCCAACAACATGGTACAACAGCCTGTGAACAATCAGCTGGCCCTGAACCAGCAACTCATGCAACCAATGCAGGGCTCAATTCAGGGCCTGAACAATCCCCCAAACCCCCAGGGCCTTATTCTGCCTGCCAGCCAGACTGGCAATCTTCTGACTGTTAATTCTGTTCCCAATTTCTCAAATCCACAGAATCAACTTCCCCAGGCCTTGCTTTTACCAAACGGCCAAATTATACCGGTTGTGTCTAATCCAAACTTGTTTGCGCCGGGTCAGGCCCCGCCCAATCAGCTGATTACGCCAGGAGGTCAGCCAAATGGAATGCAG CAGGGAGCTGGGATCCCCCAGCGTTTACCTATGCCTCAGAACATCATGACATCAGATGGTTCCCAGATGATCGTCACAAGCACTGGACAGTTTCAG GTGTCTCCCTCCTCGAGTTCTACGGCCTCCGGAACCACCAGCTTGGTGACGACCTCCGTCATAACCAGCACCGTGACCTCAACCTCAGGGGTCAACTCCAATCGAAAGGTCAAGACCTCAACAAGTGCTAGTACAACCACCTCTCCCGAAGAAGTGTTACTGAGTCAGAACCAGGCAAATCTGGTTCAAGCCGGAATAGACAGTTCTTCAACTGTGACATCACAAGTGATGACCTCTGACCCCAACAGTGCTTCGATGAAGATTCTCAATCCCCAGTTACAGAGTGTGCTGCATGGACAGTTAGGTGGGTCAACGGCGCCCATTCTACTGACTATGAACTGTAACGGACAGCCCACTAGTATTCTTGTAGATCCAACCACCATGCAGGTTTTAG GAACTGTGCAAACTCAGCAACCTCCCCAGCAACCAAACCTGAATCCTAGCAACCCTGTGGGCACTAGCACCCCCAGCAAGAAGAACAAGAAGAATGCTCAGCGTGCCATCTGTCCCAAGCCCCAGGTGTCCAATACTTCTAGTGCTATAACTGCTGTGACTAGTGTGATGAATCCCATTGTTGGGACGACAGTGACTTTGCCCACTCAGGCTAATTCAGCTGTGGGATCAGGTGTGTGGAATTCAGACAAGGAATCCATGGAAGCGTTGCCCGCTCCTAGTGCTCCGGTTACCAAAAAGTCCTCATCCAAATCCAAATCCAAGTCTAAAGCCAGCAAAGCAAATTCAGAAAACCAACTGGAAGTGCAAACAAAGACTGACAGCAGTGGGGAAATGGGAGAACAAGACATTCTGGCCAAAGCTGCTGAATCTATCTTTTCCAATATCTCtcctgtgaatttttataaTCCGGCAAATGAAGACAATCCATTACAGATTGACACTAGCGTTTGCGAAGGAGAGGAAGATGGAAAAGAAAGTGAATCGCCCAAAAAGGATGCAAGCAAAGGAAAAGTAGGTGCTACAGACAATTCAGCAGTGCTAGATTCAGACATGTCTGAAACTAATGCTGACGATGTGAGAAGCAAGAGTAAAAAAGACTATCCTGGCCCTCTTAAAGAGCAATCGCCGGATGAGAAtgacattttaacaaatattttgaaggCAGCAGAGTCCAATGAACAAGAAAAGACATCTGAAGGTGGAAACAGTTCCAGCAATCAAGTGAGCGAGAGTTTGTTTGATATGATGTCGACAACAACGGTGGAACCTgctaaaaaatccaaaaaatccaagaaATCCAAGGCAGGAAATAACACTGCTGAAGCTGATGATGCTAGTgcaaaaaattcaacagcaatAAATGTTTCAGAAGGAAAATCCAGCACGCAAAGTTCTAAAAAATCgaacaaaaaatcaaagaaaaacgAACAAGAAAATACCTTAAAGGAGACCGTTGATGAACAAGAGTCCTTAATCTCGATGCCTGAAGAGATCACTTTCTGTGAAAATGATATTGAGGATGTGTTGAACCAAGTGGAAAAAATGGGAAATTCGTTTGGGAGTCCCACAGGAAGTGTCGGTGGTAAGAAGTCTTCTAAGTCCAAAAAAGACAGGAGTGAAACCGCTGATTCTGAGCCAGCCAATAAAAAGAGGAAAAAGAATCACTCCAAAGAGAAATCCAAGGAGGCTGATCCATCTCAACAGGGTTCGTCTGGTGCCAAAGCCTCTTTATCAGTGTATGACTTTGATGAGGATACAGACTTTTCCACTCCTCTTTTTCCATTTCACCAGACTAGGAACATCAGTGGGAATTCCAATGCAAAGAACCAGACCACGGCTTCAGGCAGTGATAAAACTCCTACCTCTTCCTCCAGTCCGCTCTTCTCCATGCCGGTGATAACCACAGAATCGAGCTCAACAACACCACTTTTTGAAGACTTTCCTATGACGCCCAAAAAGCGTGGAAAGCACAAAAAGAACAGAAAGGCAGAGGAGAAAACGACAGAAAATTCCGTTTCCCAAAAATCAGATAGTGATCTTTTAGACTCTCATTGTGTGGATAGACTGGATACTGAGACCAGTATAGAGAGTGATAGGAATTCATTCAGTGAAGTGTCCAAGAAAAACGGTGATAATCCAATGGAAAAAATGGATGTTGAGTACTCCTCGAAAGACAATGGTTTCTTTGATAAAACTGACACAAGGCAGCATTCTTTATCTTTTCCTAGTGAACAAACTAACAGCAAAACTTCTACATCCGTAGCTTTTGAATCTCAAGGGAGCAAGGAACAACAGGTGTCAGTGGGCACGCAAAACATGGATACGAACAGACTGGACAGGACAGAGGGAAATCTGAACTCCAGCAGAAAGTCTGCCATGCCCAGATCTAATGCTGATCCAATGACCAATTTGACTGTGGATACAAATGATATTGAATCCACAGTGAACAATTTGTTAGGATTGTCCCCTCACATGCTCTCGCCAAGCAACCAAAGCAACTTGAGGCAGAAACAAGTGCAACAATCGCCACAGCTGCAGACCCCCAAATCTGCTTCCCCGGCCTCCCTGAAGTCGCCTATGGCTTCACCCGCCGTCACATATCAACAGCAGATGCATATGTCCAATGATCACATCATGTCCAGAACCTCCATTTCATCCTCCATATCGAACAATCCTGAACTCTCCTATTCTGCTGAGTCCCTGTTTAGCTCCCAGTCCAAACACTTGGACAGTTCCCGGAGTTTAGACACAAACTCCAGTAACTTGCAACAGACATCCAAGATGTCTGCTGGTTCTGATTCCATAATGAAGTCCAGTGAGGAAAGCTCAAGTGCGGTCAGACCCAAATCAATATACTCTGCTgacaattttgtgcaaagtgcTAAAAGTGACAAGTCGTCCAAATCGGCCCCTAATGTGATAAGTCCACCGATGTCGACAAACTTGTCCCgcgttcaaaatgaaaatagctCCGatggatttaatttcaataacatTGGTCTCAATTTATCCACCCCTACCACATCAGCAAATTCTTTCATGGATAGTTTGACAATGTCTCCAATCATATCAACGATTGCAAATTCAACCTCATCCTCCACACCGTTCACTTTCACGTTATCTTCAGTCTCCTCCACCAACACTACATCCACGGCATCAATGATGCAGTCCTCCTCATCGCAATCTCAAAATTCAACACACCAAGGAAACCACAACTTTCCGTTTTATTCTCCACATCAGTCGCCGCAACGACCACCGTCTCACCACCAGCGACAACCAACAACATCAGCTTCGCCACAGCACACAAATTCTGCACCAAACAACATATCATCCAGTCAGCCTCAAAGGCCTCCAGTGAACAATCTCTCAAACTTTGACTTGAATCTACCGCCTTCCAACTCGCAAATGCCTCCCTCACAGCCGTCACAGCGGAGATCTTCTCGTGGCGAGCATGATGCTAGGATGTCCCAGCACATGCCAACCATGGCTGAGTCACAGTATTCTTATGgaatgtcaagaaattgttCTGTCCAGGAACAGAGGCCAAGGGAGCCAACTTCGATGCCGCGAGAAGAACCCCCCAGCTTTCCAAATATCACAGTTACAACCCATGAGGGACCACTTAATATGGGCATGAGCAAATCTAATCCACACAAACGAATGAACGACATTGGACAAGGAAGTATGTCCTCCAAATCTAGTGGTGACTCCAGGACAGATAGGTCATCTGGAGTCGGTTACAGTATGAACAGCAACATGCAGCCATTTTTTCCACCTCCCAACTTTTCCAACTCCACCAGTAACCCCTTGGAGACTCCACCTTTGCACCACCGTCCCATCCTAGGGAGTGACAACCAGGGCAGTATGGGTGTCCGGGGCTTTGACCCAGTTTTTTCACCCTCTCAAGGTTACAATCCTGTCCAGCAAGGTTTTGGGAGTAATAGGTTTGAAAGCAACAACATGCCACCCTTTTCACAGAGGGATTCGGGGACCCAGCCGCTGAGTCACACTCCTCCCAATCAAGTGATGGACGGCCGCAAGTCTGCCAATCCTCCTGCATCTCAGACGGCCAAGGCCAACAAACAGCCTTCTCAGCCCATGCAGGGAAGCCAGTCGAACAGAGCCATGAACGGTCCCCCTTCACACAGGTCAGGGCCCACACCTCCACAGGCTCAGCCCCAGGGTTCCCACAGACCAAACCCTCAGCAACAACTCTCTCAACCACCCTCTCAACAATCCAGATCAAAGTCATCAAGCTCAAGTTCAAGGTCTTCGTCAAAACAGTcacaaaagaaaaaacaaaactacgTGGAGATGGAGAGTGGTATACCCCCACACCCTGCCATGTTTGAGGCCAACAGAATGACACCTCTGTTTCCCCTACCCCCAGCCAGATCTCCTCCATTCCCGGCAAACTTGTTTGGTTCGGGACCTCATCAAGGTGCTTCTATGTCCAAAAATTCTGAACTCAGTAGTCCTTTCAACCAACTGTTTCCCCAAGCCCGTCCGCAAAATGGACTTGGATTTCAGTTTAATAATTTTGGAATGAATAGTGTCCATGGTGCCATGTCTAACTCGCCCCAGATTACCCCTCACTCTGGAAGTGTCACTGTGACTCCGCACATGTCAAATTTCACCTTCACAAACATCTTCTCGGACGTGAATAACTCTTCACAGAATGATGCGCTAAATATCTCACCTATCAAGTTTCCTCATCCGAATACCATGCTCCCTCCACAAGGCATGGATCCAAATTCACTTCATCATCCACATCAACAGGGTTCATCCATCTACCACCACCACAACCGAGCTCATCCATCATCCGTCATCCACAATGCCATGAACATCAATAGCATACTGGGCCATAATCACCACAGCTTTGATTCTAGGGGAATGTCGCAAGGAATAAATACCTCTGTGGCCCCTCCTTTTCCCGGACATGGGCACCCCCCAGGGTTTGGAATGCCCCCACTCAATTTCTCCATGCATGACACATGA